A single genomic interval of Homo sapiens chromosome 15, GRCh38.p14 Primary Assembly harbors:
- the ELL3 gene encoding RNA polymerase II elongation factor ELL3, with product MEELQEPLRGQLRLCFTQAARTSLLLLRLNDAALRALQECQRQQVRPVIAFQGHRGYLRLPGPGWSCLFSFIVSQCCQEGAGGSLDLVCQRFLRSGPNSLHCLGSLRERLIIWAAMDSIPAPSSVQGHNLTEDARHPESWQNTGGYSEGDAVSQPQMALEEVSVSDPLASNQGQSLPGSSREHMAQWEVRSQTHVPNREPVQALPSSASRKRLDKKRSVPVATVELEEKRFRTLPLVPSPLQGLTNQDLQEGEDWEQEDEDMDPRLEHSSSVQEDSESPSPEDIPDYLLQYRAIHSAEQQHAYEQDFETDYAEYRILHARVGTASQRFIELGAEIKRVRRGTPEYKVLEDKIIQEYKKFRKQYPSYREEKRRCEYLHQKLSHIKGLILEFEEKNRGS from the exons ATGGAGGAGCTCCAGGAGCCTCTGAGAGGACAGCTCCGGCTCTGCTTCACGCAAGCTGCCCGGACTAGCCTCTTACTGCTCAGGCTCAACGACGCTGCCCTGCGGGCGCTGCAAGAGTGTCAGCGGCAACAG GTACGGCCGGTGATTGCTTTCCAAGGCCACCGAGGG TATCTGAGACTCCCAGGCCCTGGTTGGtcctgcctcttctccttcaTAGTGTCCCAGTGTTGTCAGGAGGGCGCTGGTGGTAGCTTGGACCTTGTGTGCCAACGCTTCCTCAG GTCTGGGCCTAACAGCCTCCACTGCCTGGGCTCACTCAGGGAGCGCCTCATTATTTGGGCAGCCATGGATTCTATCCCAGCCCCATCATCAGTTCAGGGACACAACCTGACTGAAGATGCCAGACATCCTGAGAGTTGGCAGAACACAGGAGGCTATTCTGAAGGAGATGCAGTATCACAGCCACAGATGGCACTAGAGGAG GTGTCAGTGTCAGATCCACTGGCAAGCAACCAAGGACAGTCACTCCCAGGATCCTCAAGGGAGCACATGGCACAGTGGGAAGTGAG AAGCCAGACCCATGTTCCAAACAGAGAACCTGTTCAGGCACTGCCTTCCTCTGCCAGCCGGAAACGTCTGGACAAG AAACGTTCAGTGCCTGTAGCCACTGTAGAACTGGAAGAAAAGAGGTTCAGAACTCTGCCTTTAGTGCCAAGCCCCCTACAAGGCCTGACCAATCAGGATTTACAAGAGGGAGAAGATTGGGAGCAAGAAGATGAGGACATGGACCCCAGATTAGAACACAGTTCCTCAGTTCAAGAAG ATTCTGAATCCCCAAGTCCTGAAGATATACCAGACTACCTCCT GCAATACAGGGCCATCCACAGTGCAGAACAGCAACATGCCTATGAGCAGGACTTTGAGACAGATTATGCTGAATACCGCATCCTGCATGCCCGTGTTGGGACTGCAAGCCAAAGGTTCATAGAGCTGGGAGCAGAGATTAAAAGAGTTCGGCGAGGAACTCCAGAATACAAG GTCCTGGAAGACAAGATAATCCAGGAATATAAAAAGTTCAGGAAG CAGTACCCAAGTTACAGAGAAGAAAAGCGTCGCTGTGAGTACCTTCACCAGAAATTGTCCCACATTAAAGGTCTCATCCTGGAGTTTGAGGAAAAGAACAGGGGCAGCTGA